One region of Poecile atricapillus isolate bPoeAtr1 chromosome 8, bPoeAtr1.hap1, whole genome shotgun sequence genomic DNA includes:
- the CLDN1 gene encoding claudin-1: MASGGLQLLGFVMAFLGWVGIIISTAMPQWKMASYAGDNIVTAQALYEGLWMSCAMQSTGQIQCKVYDSLLKLDSSLQATRALMVASIVVGLVGMFVACVGMKCMKCMEDDQVKKMRMAVLGGVIFIISGLAALVATSWYGNRVARAFYDPFTPVNTRFEFGSALFIGWAASSLAILGGSFLCCSCPRRETSYPPTRGYPKNASSTGKDYV; the protein is encoded by the exons ATGGCCAGCggagggctgcagctgctgggcttcGTCATGGCCTTCCTCGGCTGGGTCGGCATCATCATCAGCACCGCCATGCCCCAGTGGAAGATGGCATCCTACGCGGGGGACAACATCGTCACGGCCCAAGCGCTCTACGAGGGGCTGTGGATGTCGTGCGCCATGCAGAGCACGGGGCAGATCCAGTGCAAGGTGTACGACTCGCTGCTCAAGCTGGACA GCAGTCTGCAGGCCACAAGGGCTCTGATGGTGGCTTCAATAGTCGTGGGGCTCGTTGGCATGTTTGTTGCATGTGTTGGCATGAAATGCATGAAGTGCATGGAAGATGACCAGGTGAAGAAGATGAGGATGGCTGTTCTCGGTGGGGTGATCTTCATCATTTCAG GTCTGGCAGCGCTGGTGGCCACATCGTGGTATGGCAACAGAGTGGCTCGGGCCTTTTATGACCCTTTCACCCCCGTCAACACCAG ATTTGAGTTTGGGTCAGCTCTCTTCATTGGCTGGGCAGCTTCATCTCTGGCCATACTGGGGGGatccttcctctgctgctcctgtccccgGAGAGAAACCTCATATCCACCCACCCGAGGCTACCCAAAAAATGCCTCCTCCACAGGGAAGGATTATGTATAA